cccttagggccatGGACACTTTCCgtctctctcaaactagcaaactagtttgctaaccagcctggggctttgcacctagtaagactcaatcaaagacacttaattattttagcattttaaaacagcaaaaaagtcccaccttaattgcccATTCCACcccttaattacatttttatcatcacatcagttaatttataccttCACCCTCTGTCTGTACATATCCCTTTTAAATATCATAATAAATATACCATTgtcaagattaacaagtatcatcttcccatatagggatgtaaacaatttgcccttattgaataacaaagttttttttttctttttctttttcctgtttgccttttttatgcccctcttgaatcttgtatttgaagatcaaattttccattgagctaaggctttttcatcaggaaggtctggaagtcccttatttcattgaatatccatcctGTTGCCTTAAAGattatgtttaattttgctgggtagttgttccttcgttgtagtccaagctcctttgccttacagaatattatattccaatccttccaatcttttaatgtagaagcttcaaggtcctgtgtgatcttgactatagttctgcaatatttgagttgtttctttctggctgcttgcagtattttctccttgacctgataattctggaatttggctactatattccttggaattttcaatttggcatctttttcaggaggtgatcagtggattcttttgatgactattttaccctctggttctaggacctcagcaAAATTTTCtatgatgatttcttggaagatattgtccaggctctttttttcatgatgacTTTCTGataaaccaataattcttagattatctctcctggatctattttccaggtcagttgtttttccaatgagatatcttatgttttcttctatgttttcattctttagatttttttgactgattcctgatgtctcatagagtcattagcttctacttgtctgattctaatttttaatgaattgttttcttcagttagattttgtacctccttttctatttggccacttttactttttaaagatttgtactcatcagtgaatttttttgcattttgtgtaTTGTATTAAagaattggtcaatttttcttatacctctctaatttggcttttaaaatcctcctttaactcttccaagaatgctttttgggcttgagatcagttcatgttccattttgaggtttcagGTATGGGTATAGTGTCAGTGCTGGCCTCATCTGAATtcttattttgatcttccctatccccatagtaagattctatggcctttgcttttctagtttgcttctccgttttttttggggggggggttgagtTGTATAATGTTAACaacaaagtaaaatgaacatTTGCTTCTGTAGCAGCTTATTAACAAATCAATAACATACAGAGGTCAATGAAgagttgctttaaaaaataatcaagtcCTAGACAGGAAAAAGAGCCAggtccctttccagttctggatGGTGAACTGTTTCCCTGGTATCAAATATCAGTCACCCCAAAAAACCCAGAGAGCAACCCCCCCCAACCTCCTTCAGAGggtggctccctgatatttgtCATTCAGCTCAGCTACGTTGTCACTGGAGACACGGATCCAGCCATCTTCTCGGACGTGGTATAGGTTGACCACACCTCCGGAGTAGGCATCCCGATATGTGGCCTGGTAGATGGCTCTCCGGGCCAGGTCGTAGGCATCTTCCACAGAAAGATCAAATGAGTAGCCCTGGTCCATAACCCCATAAGCATAGACAGAACCGGAACCCACAGAAAAGGTGACTCCAGAGACGCGGTTTCCCTCACTGTCCACGTAGTACAGGCCAGGCCCTCGCTTATCCCAGCCACAAATCATGGTACCCATGGACAGCCCCATGCCTTTGTACTGATAGACCATGTTGGCCAGCAGCTTGGAGGCTGCGGCCACAGAGATGCGCTCCTTGTTTCGGAGCTCGTAGATGCGGCACTGTCGGGCCAGCAGGCGCTCCCAGAAGCTGCAATCGGCAGCTCCCCCAGCCATGGTGCCTAGCAGGTAAGGGTTGATCTCAATCACCTTCTTCACTGTCTGGGAAGCGATGTAAGAACTGGCTGTGGCCCGGGAGTCCACGGCAACAATTACACCATGCCGACACTTGAAGGCCAGAGTGGTGGTTCCGTGAAGAAGCTCGATCCCTGGCTCGTCCGGAGCACCCCAGCTGGGAGCCGCCAGGCACAGCTCATCTCCGGGCCCCCCCCCGGACCCAGGTCCAGCAGGTCCGAGCGACCCCCGAGCCCGAAAAATCCGACCCCGTTCACAGGCAGCGGGCTCTCCAACACACTGGCCAGCGCCATGTTTACTAAGGGAAAGCGGAAGTCCTGCTTCTCCGTTTTGATtgcctttttcttggcttttaatgTGGATCTCTACTTCTGGGGCATAGGTTCTTGTGTTGGAAATTAAGggtctggttactggctttgtatgctgtggcctctggttttgtcagctagaaacCATGTAATGCTACACCTTACTTGTtgctgagctggagctgactAGTGTGTGCCAAGAATCAAGGCCcggtgaagtctttctgagtttccctggggttaTACTGAAGCTCGCAGCATTAGGTGTGGTGGAGGGGTGGTCTGGtcactggaagtctcctcttctcctaggGCTATGCAATAGCATGGGTAACTTCAGCCAttatctgtgctggtgtctgccaagtCCCCTGACTGTGCAAAGGTATGCCTGGAGTTTTGCTGTTGGTGCTTGCCGGCTCCACCCCCCtgaggctcaggaactcccactggtctaCTGAAGggggcttgctgggacacctccctTCATGAACTGGTACCCTTCAGCCACTGCAAGAGGGGCCTGTCTCCCTAGCTTCCTGAGTTAAAAGATTGCTACCCCCTTACTTCTGGCCCCagtattccaggatttttcctgtggtaatattctctgggtttttcaaggccAACAAGGGTGGGGGATGAGAGCACTTACAGTTTATTccaccatcatggctcccagaagctcaagtaggtgactttcaaacgTTTAATCTGTAGGCTGATAGTCCCCAGAGTAGCTGCTGTGCTGCCCTAGGCCCTGTGCTTCTCTCACCCAGCTCCAACAGAATCCTGAGCTGAGAGGTTTGGTAATCATCACTGCTGTTGGTAATTCAGAGCACCAGGCCCGCTCCAGCTCCTGTATGGTTGGGTGTAGTCCCATGTGCTCTCTACAATCCCAGTCCGGTGCAACAGATTCTTCCCATCGACCTTCCAggttctcctgggctggaaatctgccacactctgtctcttaGTGGATTCTAccactctcaaatttgttcagattcacttgtTTAGAGATATCTGAAAGAACATGTGAGGGAGCTCAGCTGTGTCCCTGCTTTCACACCACCATCGTGGATCCACGCCCCAGTCTCGCCATAGGTGTTTTAacattgttgtccttttctgagtttgtgtcttgatattACCTGTCACTGTGATAACTTTCTattgtcagattcttttttgttgttgttgttttgcttatccttttttttgccttttcatttttcctttctttaaaatttgaactctgatcccAGGGTGAGAGggacactgtctcaggcttcttgtgccaggggctgcaggaCCTGACTATTTACAGAGTGCTACACTCATGTTGTCCTAAGGCCCATAGCAGACCCTTATGTCTGCTGCTACACTGAatgggtggtgtgtgtgtgggggggcagtTTCCAGTACTCCTGGAGGTCATGggagtctggcagcttacctgttGCTGACCTGGGATCCTAGTGCTGATATCTGGTGTATGCTGAGGCTGGTGAAATGTTTCTTCATTTTGCCAGTGCTACAGTGAAGCACTTGTTGGTCTGACTACTGGAGGTTGTCTGTTTGCTGAAGCATGTGGCACTTCTCTGAACTGGAGTCTGACCATTCCCCTGGCTACAATGAGGCATGTGGGGGCCCTGGTGTTGTAATTCACCTGCTCCACCATACTGCAGCTCAAGATCtcttgctggtttgctgaggcagGGCTTGCTGGGTTGCTTTCTgttctggactgtgctcctcttttacctgagtgagatggaccttttCTGCCAATCTTTCAAGTTTCTTGGGTGAAAAGATTGTTTTACCCTGtatttttgctggttctgctattccaggGTTCATTTCAGGGGGCTATTTTATGATTGCTTTGAGGtttgatttactgcttacttcaccattttggctcctggaagtctagTCCTTTACTTTCTGATATCATGGTTTGGGGGGAAGGTGAAACGCTTTCTATGGAAGTGTGGTGAATGCATATTCACGTGGAAGAAAAGAGATCCCCTAACTTACTTGGTGTTAATTCTTACATCTCTttatgggggaagaggagtgaagGAGAGACCTTATTTAACTCTTGTGGAGGAAGAGGATACATCCCCACATCAGGCTCTGAAGGAGCAGACATATCATTCCTCTAATGTGGCTCTCAAAAAGGGGATATGGGTTTGATGGGTGACCCAAGGACTACTGAGTAGTTGGAAGTATTAGAAGAACCTCAGTAGATCCAGCAGATCCAGGGCTTGTAACCACAGCCACTTTTCTACAGATGATTGATTCATGTTGAAGAATTTTTGGCCATGCTGAAGTGTAATCATCTGTGCTGTGCTAGTCTGGCTCATTAGTTCATCTActtttattgccattttacacTAGGAGACCCACCATGAGTTGCAAAAATGTGGCACCCAAACAGAATATGTCATTGAGATGGGAGACCTGGACCttccaaaagggagaaaaaaagactaaGGTTTCTGGCTCTTGTGATCTttcatgtttttcctttcttttcctttatggtaactttttttgggggaaagaggcatatagcatttttttttcttttttctattccccTTAGTAGTGATTGTCAGTAAAAGTCCTGAAAacattcaaatggcaaaaggtcTACTAAAAGATCCTGAGGGCTTTGTCACCATGGCTGCAGTTTGTGATAGGATATTTCCCCACTAAGGgattagttttccctaaaagaCAACAGAACCATCCCTAACATCTGATTGTCCCCTGCCTTCCTTGACACAACTTTTGGGTTACCTAAAATGAGCAAAAGTCATACCCACATGGAGTTGGGGCCCATCCAACTTAGTGAATATCTCAAGACTACATGAGTGAGTATACTTGCCCTGCTGACCAAATGTGTTTCCATGTGGAGACAAAAGGGACCATGCATATAGAAGCTGAGTACTACTTTATCCTTGTCATgtatccttgctgtgttagggcaaagtaatCTTCCTTATCTTTATTGTTCAATGACTTTTGAGTTCCTCATTTCATCACAACATCAAAACTAACTAATAGGGTCCTACTGTTAGGCATAGCTCTTATACTCATCTAAACCAAATATAGGGAAAGATCAGTTATTTtattatagggaactcccaaaatTGCAACTGCTTCCACAAACCTAAGAGAGAGGTCACATGAAGTCACTTTTCCTTTTGAGAATTTGAGAACATGGATAAATCTCCTAAGAAAGTGTCGAGAAgagcccagagtcacatacctgAACTGTCAGAGGCAGATTGAACCAATAGTGTTTCTGCTTCTCTACCCAGCATTTTATCTACAATATGccatctttcctcttcccccagcaATAATTTCTTATAAAGCTCAGCAAACTTTAAGAAGCTACAGAAATGTGAACAATTATGAAGAAACCATTTTTCAACAATTAATATGCCTTGAAGAAGTAGGTTTGTACCATTGCAAAATCACATTTCCAGCTTCCTACGCACTAACCCTTTTCCCCATGTAGAAGAGTACATTATTTACTCAATAGCTTTTAAAAGCTTTGAAGAGTTTGTCATGTTTTTGCAGATGTAAAAGTCttttatgataaagaaaaaagcaatggCACCAGGTTTTCAACATGCTGAGCTGTCTGCATCTGATCTTGAGCTTGGTGTAATTCCAATCAAAACCTATGAAATTTACATAAGTAGCTTCACAGAGAAAACAGACTAGAAACCCTGCCTCTAGTCCTCTGAGTTGCAATTTCCGTAATATTCTGTCTTGTTTATATGAAGATCAGAATACCTTTTTTTAATGGAGGTGCAGCAGAAATATACAATATTGAGTGTGTGCAGAGAATATAGAGATCATATACagtactttgtgtgtgtgtgtgtatagatagataggtaggtagatatatTGATCTAgatctatctagatatatatcTTAGACTCAGTCTATACCATAATTCATAACATAAattaataatatacataatatacattcataatatatgtacatgtgaatACATTGCACATAGATGACAGTCTATCAggcatctatatacacatatgtatatacatatatgtgtgtacatgtacagcTATAAACACAGATATAAGCACAGATATGGATATAGACAAAGACATGGAGGGagacataaatatagatatacatcCTTTCTAATACTTCTTCCAGCTccagcattctatgttctatgtcaTAAAGACCTTTCCAATGGatgaaaggtattttttttctgttagattGTTTCTGTGGTACATCAGAAATGTTAATGAAATAGCTATTCTGGCACATACTGGGAAGTGAGGAAATGTTAAGCCATCAAAGAGTTCCTATTACtgcagggtattcctaaagtctggacacgtaagaaaaaatgcatattttcaagaaatgaaatcaatgaaatttTGACAatcttttatttaattggaatagtaacaaataatatcttcaatacaatttccatcatttgggatacaaaggttgatgtgctttgcaagattcctgtgaacttgatgcaataactccacatttcccatgtccagactttaggaacaccctgtatattatTGTTCTCTAATTATCATATTTCTGTAATTAAGACAGAAATGACGCTAGAGCAAGTTGCTCTCTTActttttattattccttttttattcaGAATTCTATATACTCTTACATGGTGGGAAAAAATTCTTTCTATAGGTGGTTAACTATTTGAGATAGTGACATCTATTGAAAATCCTTAAGTTCTTCTTTTCTTATGAATCAGTGTTGTGAGCAAGAGCTCACTCTGTGACAATGGTCCAATTCTAGTACAGTTTAGTGATTTGAGCTCTCCAGGACATTTGGAGTTCCATATATGTAGCATAGGCATTTGGCATTTGGCAGCCTTTGGAAGAAAGTAAGTTTCTGATAAACTCTTCTGGCAACCAGTTCACATTTTGCCAGGTATTCCATAGGTAAACTGTTTTTGCCTACGTTGTCATGTTTCCCTGTCTCCACAATTTCTTTGTGTAATATACTTCAGTCACTACAATAAGATTGAATGAGGATGTAATTTCTGTAGTAACTGATATCAGCAACCTGTCCCTGAATTGTAATCATAATCTCCTCTATTTCCGCAAACAAATCTGTGGGACTCTTCTTTGCCAATATATTGTTGAATAAGTTCATGTAGCAGCCATTTAGAGAGAGCCTTTGGATTCCATTCTTGGATCTTAAGCATTTTATAGGCTCCACCCATAATCCATTTTAAGGTACactgaacaaataaaatattattagccTTTACTAGTTCCTGGTAAAGAAATATATACTTAATCCAAAAACAGTAATATTTTCACTTGCTTATCATGTACTCTAAGAATATTAATCAATCTTCTTCCACTTGTTTGATGAAGAAATGTTAATCTTTAGATTAGATTTAGATGTTATAGAGTGATAGACTCTATATCTCCT
This region of Trichosurus vulpecula isolate mTriVul1 chromosome 3, mTriVul1.pri, whole genome shotgun sequence genomic DNA includes:
- the LOC118843496 gene encoding LOW QUALITY PROTEIN: proteasome subunit beta type-5-like (The sequence of the model RefSeq protein was modified relative to this genomic sequence to represent the inferred CDS: deleted 2 bases in 1 codon) — protein: MALASVLESPLPVNGVGFFGLGGRSDLLDLGPGGPGDELCLAAPSWGAPDEPGIELLHGTTTLAFKCRHGVIVAVDSRATASSYIASQTVKKVIEINPYLLGTMAGGAADCSFWERLLARQCRIYELRNKERISVAAASKLLANMVYQYKGMGLSMGTMICGWDKRGPGLYYVDSEGNRVSGVTFSVGSGSVYAYGVMDQGYSFDLSVEDAYDLARRAIYQATYRDAYSGGVVNLYHVREDGWIRVSSDNVAELNDKYQGATL